One genomic region from Thermoleptolyngbya sichuanensis A183 encodes:
- a CDS encoding ABC transporter permease: MSEPSQAIGWLGVPLAIIAGTMRGGTPFLFVSLGECLTEKSGKINLGLEGTLLTGAMAAYAISYLTGSPWLGVIAAGIAGAALGAIHGWLSQQFRVNDVAVGIAMIIFGSGVAFFFGKPFIQPKAPQLPTIDLGNWSQVPALQAALQISPLFLIGLAIAPLMAWFFRSTRWGLFVRAVGDSPEAARAMGVSIFKVRMLSVIAGSFLAGIGGAALSLYYPGLWTERISSGQGLMAVALVIFARWNPIMCLWASLLFGGAQALGPALQSVGIKEGYYLFNAAPYVLTLLIMIFTCSPKRTLNGVPGALGTDS; the protein is encoded by the coding sequence ATGTCAGAACCCTCACAAGCAATTGGCTGGCTTGGTGTTCCCCTAGCAATCATTGCGGGAACCATGCGCGGCGGCACACCCTTTCTGTTCGTTAGCCTGGGCGAGTGCCTGACGGAAAAGAGCGGCAAAATCAACCTGGGTCTGGAAGGGACGCTGCTGACGGGCGCGATGGCTGCCTATGCGATTTCTTATCTTACCGGGTCGCCGTGGCTGGGTGTAATTGCGGCGGGTATCGCCGGAGCCGCCCTCGGCGCAATTCACGGCTGGCTATCGCAGCAGTTTCGCGTCAATGATGTGGCGGTGGGCATCGCCATGATTATTTTTGGCAGCGGTGTGGCGTTCTTTTTTGGCAAGCCTTTTATTCAGCCCAAGGCTCCCCAACTGCCGACGATTGACCTGGGTAACTGGAGCCAGGTTCCCGCCCTGCAAGCCGCGCTGCAAATCAGTCCGCTGTTTTTAATAGGGCTGGCGATCGCCCCTCTGATGGCCTGGTTTTTCCGTTCCACCCGCTGGGGACTCTTCGTCCGCGCCGTAGGCGACAGCCCCGAAGCCGCTCGTGCAATGGGCGTGTCGATTTTCAAAGTGCGGATGCTCAGCGTCATTGCCGGAAGTTTCCTAGCGGGCATCGGCGGCGCGGCCCTGTCGCTGTATTATCCCGGCCTATGGACAGAGCGTATCTCCAGTGGTCAGGGATTGATGGCAGTGGCGCTAGTCATCTTTGCCCGCTGGAACCCGATTATGTGCCTCTGGGCATCGCTGCTTTTCGGCGGCGCACAGGCCCTCGGCCCCGCCCTGCAATCCGTTGGCATTAAGGAAGGCTATTACTTGTTCAACGCTGCGCCCTACGTGCTGACGCTGCTGATCATGATTTTTACCTGCTCGCCCAAGCGCACGCTCAACGGCGTTCCCGGTGCGCTTGGAACCGATAGCTGA